The Candidatus Sulfotelmatobacter sp. genome has a window encoding:
- a CDS encoding cupin domain-containing protein — MTALTPRATAHDGLGPYDSRTVRADDLPWEPTRFPGVNGKTLLFDPTTGMATVLIKMDPGAVLPDHEHVMIEQTYVLEGSLVDKDGPEAGLAVGPGEFVWRPPGSRHAAWTPRGATFIAIFQIPNRFFDVDGVTHDMQGNEWEPRWGEALRKA, encoded by the coding sequence ATGACCGCCCTCACCCCGCGCGCGACCGCTCACGACGGGCTGGGACCGTACGATTCGCGCACCGTCCGCGCCGACGACTTGCCGTGGGAGCCGACGCGCTTCCCCGGCGTCAACGGGAAGACGCTGTTGTTCGATCCCACCACCGGCATGGCCACGGTGCTGATCAAGATGGATCCCGGCGCCGTGCTGCCCGACCACGAGCACGTGATGATCGAGCAGACGTACGTGCTGGAAGGTTCGCTGGTCGACAAGGACGGCCCCGAGGCCGGCTTGGCGGTCGGCCCGGGCGAGTTCGTCTGGCGCCCGCCGGGGAGCCGGCACGCCGCCTGGACGCCGCGCGGCGCGACCTTCATCGCGATCTTCCAGATCCCCAACCGGTTCTTCGACGTCGACGGCGTCACGCACGACATGCAGGGCAACGAGTGGGAGCCCCGCTGGGGCGAGGCGTTGCGCAAGGCGTGA
- a CDS encoding tautomerase family protein produces the protein MPLARIDLTAGKPPEYRAALGEVVYDSIVSTLNAPEHDRFQIITEHPPGGIVADPSYLGIARSPDVVFVSVTLNQGRTLEQKKAFYAAVADGFNARVGLRREDVVISLVEVPKENWSFGNGIAQYAT, from the coding sequence ATGCCGCTGGCCCGCATCGATCTCACCGCCGGAAAGCCGCCGGAGTATCGCGCCGCGCTCGGCGAGGTCGTCTACGATTCGATCGTGAGCACGCTCAACGCGCCCGAGCACGATCGCTTCCAGATCATCACCGAGCACCCGCCGGGTGGGATCGTCGCCGACCCCTCGTACTTGGGGATCGCGCGCTCACCCGATGTCGTGTTCGTCTCGGTGACGCTCAACCAAGGCCGCACGCTCGAGCAGAAGAAGGCGTTCTACGCGGCCGTCGCCGACGGGTTCAACGCGCGCGTCGGCCTGCGGCGCGAGGACGTCGTCATCTCGCTGGTCGAGGTCCCCAAAGAGAACTGGTCGTTCGGGAACGGGATCGCGCAGTACGCGACCTGA
- a CDS encoding zinc-binding dehydrogenase: MHAIVVEQTGGPEVLLWKEQPDPTPGPGEVTIRVTLSGINFADIQRRKGGYRGSPPPFTPGLDCVGTILALGAGVTDFRVGQRVAAFPEDGGYTEIARAKTVLTYPLPDAVSDEAASASTMLVTAYNLLTMTTRMQRGETVAISAAAGGVGTIAIQMARALGAATIVGVAGGSEKLAVAREAGADVTIDHHIADVPARVKAAVGDRGVDVVLDSVAGPMFAALFPVLAPFGRYAVFGMASGEPGHVASNDLHMSNRAVLGYSTGGYRAARPADLRPGMQAALDLVASGAVNVVVGARYALKDAAEAQRHVESRASTGKVLLVP; this comes from the coding sequence ATGCACGCGATCGTCGTCGAGCAAACCGGTGGCCCCGAGGTCCTGCTCTGGAAAGAGCAACCCGATCCCACGCCCGGCCCGGGCGAGGTGACGATCCGGGTCACCCTGAGCGGCATCAACTTCGCCGACATCCAGCGGCGTAAGGGCGGCTATCGCGGCAGCCCGCCGCCGTTCACGCCGGGCCTGGACTGCGTCGGTACGATCCTCGCGCTGGGCGCGGGGGTGACCGATTTTCGCGTCGGCCAGCGCGTCGCGGCGTTCCCCGAAGACGGCGGCTACACCGAGATCGCGCGCGCCAAGACGGTGCTGACGTATCCGTTGCCCGACGCGGTCTCCGACGAGGCGGCGTCGGCTTCGACGATGCTGGTCACCGCGTACAACCTGCTGACGATGACGACGCGCATGCAGCGCGGCGAGACGGTCGCCATCAGCGCGGCCGCCGGCGGTGTCGGCACGATCGCGATCCAGATGGCGCGCGCGCTCGGCGCGGCGACGATCGTCGGCGTCGCCGGCGGCTCGGAGAAGCTGGCCGTCGCGCGCGAAGCCGGTGCCGACGTCACCATCGATCACCACATCGCCGACGTCCCGGCGCGCGTGAAGGCCGCGGTCGGCGATCGCGGCGTCGACGTCGTGCTCGATTCCGTCGCCGGCCCGATGTTCGCCGCGCTCTTCCCGGTGCTCGCCCCGTTCGGCCGTTACGCGGTGTTCGGGATGGCGTCCGGCGAGCCCGGGCACGTCGCGAGCAACGATCTGCACATGTCGAATCGCGCGGTTCTGGGCTATTCGACCGGCGGCTATCGCGCGGCCCGGCCGGCGGACCTGCGCCCCGGCATGCAAGCCGCGCTCGACCTGGTCGCGAGCGGCGCGGTGAACGTCGTCGTCGGCGCGCGATACGCGCTCAAAGACGCGGCCGAAGCGCAGCGCCATGTCGAATCGCGCGCGAGCACCGGCAAGGTGCTGCTCGTCCCCTAA
- a CDS encoding isocitrate lyase/phosphoenolpyruvate mutase family protein has protein sequence MTTTAYERFRSLHEGRDAFVMPNAWDGASALLLQRAGFLALGTTSLGIAWALGRPDGRHAVSRDEAIENGVLLGRVSGLPVNGDLEDGYGPAPADCVTTVEAAIAAGLGGVGIEDTTADPSRPIHEFDHAVARVRAAAIAARGRIVLTGRTDNYLNGRPDLDDTIRRLVAFAEAGADVLYAPALPDMDAIVAVVRAVAPKPVNVLIGPRASTPSLAELSAAGVRRVSVGGALYKSAMAHLIADATALANGDFTPVRAAVTTAAVASLFPPAPAGG, from the coding sequence GTGACGACGACCGCGTACGAGCGCTTCCGGTCGCTGCACGAGGGCCGGGACGCCTTCGTCATGCCCAACGCGTGGGACGGCGCCTCGGCGCTGCTGCTGCAGCGCGCGGGCTTTCTCGCGCTCGGCACGACGTCGCTCGGCATTGCCTGGGCGCTCGGCCGCCCCGACGGCCGCCACGCGGTCTCGCGTGACGAGGCGATCGAGAACGGCGTGCTGCTCGGGCGCGTCTCCGGGCTGCCGGTCAACGGCGATCTCGAGGACGGTTACGGACCCGCCCCGGCCGACTGCGTGACGACGGTCGAGGCCGCGATCGCGGCCGGATTGGGCGGCGTCGGCATCGAGGACACGACGGCCGACCCGAGCCGCCCGATCCACGAGTTCGACCACGCGGTCGCGCGCGTGCGCGCCGCGGCGATCGCCGCGCGCGGCCGGATCGTGCTGACCGGGCGCACCGACAACTATCTCAACGGACGTCCCGACCTCGACGACACGATTCGCCGGCTGGTCGCGTTCGCCGAAGCCGGCGCCGACGTGCTCTACGCGCCGGCACTCCCCGACATGGACGCGATCGTCGCGGTGGTGCGCGCGGTCGCGCCCAAGCCCGTCAACGTGCTGATCGGCCCACGGGCGTCGACGCCGTCGCTGGCCGAGCTGAGCGCGGCCGGCGTGCGGCGCGTCAGCGTCGGCGGCGCGCTCTACAAGAGCGCGATGGCGCACCTGATCGCGGACGCGACCGCGCTCGCGAACGGCGACTTCACGCCCGTGCGCGCGGCCGTCACGACGGCTGCCGTCGCATCGCTGTTCCCACCAGCGCCGGCAGGAGGTTGA
- a CDS encoding fumarylacetoacetate hydrolase family protein, giving the protein MKLATFLLDGAPAVGRIEPDGSGIVPLAALVGERAPADMLALIARYDAVRETLLAADGAPVELAGGALLAPIPRPARNIMCVGKNYYDHAREFGGSGFDSSVGTGGELVPDAPIIFTKVPESVIGDGIPIRYPAGVSDALDYEAELAVVIGRGGRGIGKADALHHVFGYTIVNDVTARDWQGRHKQWFLGKSFDTFCPMGPWIVTADEVDVASLEVRCWVNDQLRQRANTRDLIFDVPTLIETISAGITLYPGDVIATGTPAGVGIGFKPPKFLRPGDVVRIAIEGIGTLTNAVG; this is encoded by the coding sequence GTGAAGCTCGCGACCTTTCTGCTCGACGGCGCGCCGGCCGTCGGGCGCATCGAACCCGACGGCAGCGGGATCGTCCCGCTCGCCGCGCTCGTCGGCGAACGCGCACCGGCGGACATGCTGGCGCTGATCGCGCGCTACGACGCGGTGCGCGAAACGCTGCTCGCGGCCGACGGCGCGCCGGTCGAGTTGGCCGGCGGCGCGCTCCTGGCGCCGATCCCACGGCCCGCGCGCAACATCATGTGCGTGGGCAAGAACTATTACGACCACGCGCGCGAGTTCGGCGGCAGCGGCTTCGACAGCAGCGTCGGGACGGGCGGCGAGCTGGTCCCGGACGCGCCGATCATCTTCACCAAGGTGCCGGAGTCGGTCATCGGCGACGGCATCCCGATCCGCTACCCCGCCGGCGTGAGCGACGCGCTCGACTACGAAGCCGAGCTGGCGGTGGTGATCGGGCGCGGCGGCCGCGGGATCGGCAAGGCCGACGCGCTGCACCACGTCTTCGGCTATACGATCGTCAACGACGTGACCGCCCGCGACTGGCAAGGGCGCCACAAGCAGTGGTTCCTGGGCAAGTCGTTCGACACGTTCTGTCCGATGGGGCCCTGGATCGTCACCGCCGACGAGGTCGACGTGGCGAGCCTCGAGGTGCGCTGCTGGGTCAACGACCAGCTGCGTCAGCGCGCCAACACGCGCGACCTGATCTTCGACGTGCCGACCCTCATCGAGACGATCTCGGCCGGGATCACGCTCTACCCGGGCGACGTGATCGCGACCGGAACGCCGGCCGGCGTCGGCATCGGCTTCAAGCCGCCCAAGTTCTTGCGGCCCGGCGACGTGGTGCGCATCGCGATCGAAGGGATCGGCACGCTGACCAACGCGGTCGGCTGA
- the panE gene encoding 2-dehydropantoate 2-reductase yields MRMLVVGAGAVGGYFGTLLAQAGRDVTFLVRPRRAEALRASGLQIVSPHGNRTLQPRLITSAELHEPYDVVLFAVKAFALEDAIADFAPAVGPRTIIVPFLNGMRHMDLLDARFGKQSVFGGVCYVATTLDDQGRIVQVDPNLQQLIYGERDGSTSARAAALDAQLQGAGFEARLSTDIMQEMWEKWLILASLGAITCLLRGNVGQIEATPGGAALALRLLAETTAINGAAGYPPRDAYLARAKAVLTEAGAPRATSMYRDLCDGRPVEVEQILGDLLARGRGFGLDTPLLDAATTQLRIYQRGHQSA; encoded by the coding sequence ATGCGAATGCTCGTCGTCGGTGCCGGCGCGGTCGGCGGCTACTTTGGTACGCTCTTGGCGCAAGCCGGCCGGGACGTTACCTTTCTGGTTCGGCCCCGTCGGGCCGAGGCGTTGCGCGCGTCGGGTCTGCAGATCGTCAGCCCGCACGGAAACCGCACGCTCCAGCCGCGGCTGATCACCAGCGCCGAGCTGCACGAACCGTACGACGTCGTGCTGTTCGCGGTCAAAGCGTTCGCGCTCGAGGACGCCATCGCCGACTTCGCGCCCGCGGTCGGCCCGCGGACGATCATCGTCCCGTTCCTCAACGGCATGCGCCACATGGACCTGCTCGACGCGCGCTTCGGGAAGCAGTCCGTGTTCGGCGGCGTGTGCTACGTCGCGACGACGCTCGACGACCAGGGACGCATCGTGCAGGTCGACCCCAACCTCCAGCAGCTGATCTACGGCGAGCGCGACGGCAGCACGTCGGCGCGCGCGGCCGCGCTCGACGCGCAGCTGCAAGGTGCCGGCTTCGAGGCGCGGCTCTCGACCGACATCATGCAAGAGATGTGGGAGAAGTGGCTGATCCTCGCCTCGCTCGGCGCGATCACGTGCCTGTTGCGCGGAAACGTCGGGCAGATCGAGGCCACGCCCGGCGGCGCCGCGCTGGCGCTGCGCCTGCTGGCCGAGACGACGGCGATCAACGGCGCGGCCGGCTATCCGCCGCGTGACGCCTATCTCGCCCGCGCCAAGGCCGTGCTGACCGAGGCCGGTGCGCCGCGCGCGACCTCGATGTACCGCGACCTGTGCGACGGCCGGCCGGTCGAGGTCGAGCAGATCCTGGGCGACCTGCTCGCACGCGGCCGCGGGTTCGGCCTGGACACGCCGCTGCTCGACGCCGCCACCACGCAGTTGCGCATCTACCAGCGCGGACACCAGAGCGCCTGA
- the atpC gene encoding ATP synthase F1 subunit epsilon, which yields MSAIPFQLITPLSVKYDGQAELVIAVGTEGEVGILPSHAPFLTALRPGVLRANVREGEGATHRLELACGEGFLQALPGKITILADAALARDEIDIGQARADLQAAQDEQRAAGGDQAAWRRAQAKIDFAHARLHVAGV from the coding sequence ATGAGCGCGATCCCGTTTCAGCTCATCACGCCGCTGTCGGTCAAGTACGATGGACAGGCGGAGCTGGTCATCGCCGTCGGCACCGAAGGCGAAGTCGGTATTCTCCCATCGCACGCGCCGTTCTTGACGGCGCTGCGGCCGGGAGTGCTGCGCGCCAACGTCCGCGAAGGCGAGGGCGCGACGCACCGGCTCGAGCTGGCGTGCGGCGAGGGCTTTCTCCAAGCGCTGCCCGGCAAGATCACGATCCTGGCCGACGCGGCGCTCGCACGCGACGAGATCGACATCGGCCAGGCGCGCGCCGACCTCCAGGCGGCGCAAGACGAGCAGCGTGCGGCCGGCGGCGATCAGGCTGCTTGGCGCCGCGCGCAGGCGAAGATCGACTTCGCCCACGCTCGCCTGCACGTCGCCGGCGTATAG
- a CDS encoding FAD-linked oxidase C-terminal domain-containing protein produces the protein MSAQATAREPILTRRIEARLRAATSGEVWFDRTTRGMYATDASIYQMMPLGVVAPRHADELDAILTIAREEGVPVTARGGGTSQCGQTVNRGLIVDVSRHLRELIALDVANRRARVQPGIVLDVLNRALKPHGLFFPVDPSTASRCTIGGMTANNSSGARSIRYGIMADNVLGIDALLADGTRAWFGEVGTNGDVGPARYAELLARVRAIAAREATELDARIPKVLRHVGGYALHKVRPEAAFNAATLLVGSEGTLALFREVELALQPLPEHKVLGVCHFPRFADAMRATQALVALDPVAVELVDRTMIELARGIPAFAATMAKYVRGEPDALLLVEFTADDPEPLRDRLTALADAMADLGFGGGVVGLTDPAQQAEMLDVRSQGLNIMTSMRGDAKPVSIIEDCAVPLEHLAEYTSALTDVFTKYGTTGTWYAHASVGCLHVRPVLDMKSDADVGKLRAIAEEAFALVRHYGGAHSGEHGDGIVRSEFHAEMFGPRIVAAFGEVKAAFDPANLLNPGKIVDAPKMDDRANFRYGPGYAPLPLATALDWSAWGGFTGAVEMCNNNGACRKDAGGAMCPSYRVTEDEHDVTRGRANALRLALTGQLGADALTSAGLYDALDLCVSCKACRRECPTGVDMARMKIEFLAHYRKAHGIPLRSRLVAALPWIAHYAGPLRALANLRDRIPGLARVLEPLSGMSAQRELPRWSARPFREREAAATTSAPQGEIVLFVDTFNRWFQPAVLRDALRVLVAAGYAPRFASADGAQPLCCGRTYLGAGMTDAARKQATRTIAALLPFARRGVPIVGLEPSCLLTLRDEFLALVPTDDARLVADHALLFEEFVARELDAGRWNPPLRSLDARAVVHGHCHQKAFGAMPAVLRAVRAIPGLAASAIESSCCGMAGTFGYEREHVGISLRMAERDLLPAVRAAGEDTYVVADGFSCKHQIEHGAGREPLHVAQLFALALDRAETTAGRAPT, from the coding sequence GTGAGCGCGCAGGCGACCGCGCGCGAGCCGATCCTGACCCGACGCATCGAAGCACGGCTGCGCGCCGCGACCAGCGGCGAGGTCTGGTTCGACCGCACGACGCGCGGCATGTACGCGACCGACGCGTCGATCTATCAGATGATGCCGCTCGGCGTCGTCGCCCCGCGCCACGCCGACGAGCTCGACGCGATCCTGACGATCGCGCGCGAAGAAGGCGTGCCGGTCACCGCGCGCGGCGGCGGGACCTCGCAGTGCGGGCAGACCGTCAACCGCGGACTGATCGTCGACGTCAGCCGCCACCTGCGCGAGCTGATCGCGCTCGACGTCGCCAACCGGCGCGCGCGCGTCCAGCCGGGCATCGTGCTGGACGTGCTCAACCGGGCGCTCAAACCGCACGGCTTGTTCTTCCCGGTCGACCCTTCGACGGCCAGTCGCTGCACCATCGGCGGCATGACCGCCAACAACAGCTCGGGTGCGCGCTCGATTCGCTACGGCATCATGGCCGACAACGTGCTCGGCATCGACGCGCTGCTGGCCGACGGCACCCGCGCGTGGTTCGGCGAGGTCGGAACGAACGGCGACGTCGGGCCAGCGCGCTACGCCGAGCTGCTGGCGCGCGTGCGCGCCATCGCCGCGCGCGAGGCGACCGAGCTCGACGCCCGCATTCCCAAGGTGCTGCGCCACGTCGGCGGCTACGCGCTGCACAAGGTGCGCCCGGAGGCGGCCTTCAACGCGGCGACGCTGCTGGTCGGCTCGGAGGGGACGCTGGCGCTGTTCCGCGAGGTCGAGCTGGCGCTGCAGCCGCTGCCCGAGCACAAGGTGCTGGGCGTCTGCCACTTCCCGCGCTTCGCCGACGCGATGCGCGCGACGCAAGCGCTGGTCGCGCTCGATCCGGTCGCGGTCGAGCTGGTCGACCGCACGATGATCGAGCTGGCGCGCGGCATCCCCGCCTTCGCCGCGACGATGGCGAAGTACGTGCGCGGCGAGCCGGACGCGCTGCTGCTGGTCGAGTTCACCGCCGACGACCCCGAGCCGTTGCGTGACCGGCTGACGGCGCTGGCCGACGCGATGGCGGACCTCGGATTCGGGGGCGGCGTCGTCGGGCTGACCGATCCGGCGCAGCAAGCCGAGATGCTCGACGTGCGCTCGCAAGGCCTCAACATCATGACCTCGATGCGCGGCGACGCCAAGCCCGTCTCGATCATCGAAGACTGCGCCGTCCCGCTCGAGCACCTGGCCGAGTACACCAGCGCGCTGACCGACGTCTTCACCAAGTACGGCACCACCGGCACCTGGTACGCGCACGCGTCGGTCGGCTGTCTGCACGTGCGGCCGGTGCTCGACATGAAGTCGGACGCCGACGTCGGCAAGCTGCGCGCGATCGCCGAGGAGGCGTTCGCGCTGGTGCGGCACTACGGCGGCGCGCACTCCGGCGAGCACGGCGACGGCATCGTGCGCTCGGAGTTCCACGCCGAGATGTTCGGGCCGCGCATCGTCGCCGCGTTCGGCGAGGTCAAGGCGGCCTTCGATCCGGCCAACCTGCTCAACCCCGGCAAGATCGTCGACGCACCCAAGATGGACGACCGCGCCAACTTCCGCTATGGTCCCGGCTACGCGCCGCTCCCGCTGGCGACAGCGCTGGACTGGTCGGCGTGGGGCGGTTTCACTGGCGCCGTCGAGATGTGCAACAACAACGGCGCCTGCCGCAAGGACGCCGGCGGCGCGATGTGTCCATCGTACCGGGTGACCGAGGACGAGCACGACGTCACCCGCGGGCGCGCCAACGCGCTGCGGCTGGCGTTGACCGGTCAGCTCGGCGCCGACGCCCTGACCTCCGCGGGCCTCTACGACGCCCTCGACCTGTGCGTCTCGTGCAAGGCCTGTCGCCGCGAGTGCCCGACCGGCGTCGACATGGCGCGCATGAAGATCGAGTTCCTGGCCCACTACCGCAAGGCCCACGGCATCCCGCTGCGCAGCCGCCTCGTTGCGGCGCTGCCGTGGATCGCGCACTACGCCGGGCCGCTGCGAGCGCTGGCCAACCTGCGCGATCGTATCCCGGGTCTCGCGCGGGTGCTGGAGCCCCTGAGCGGGATGAGCGCGCAGCGCGAGCTGCCGCGCTGGAGTGCGCGTCCGTTCCGCGAGCGCGAAGCGGCAGCGACCACTTCGGCGCCGCAGGGCGAGATCGTGCTGTTCGTCGACACGTTCAATCGCTGGTTCCAGCCCGCGGTGCTGCGCGACGCGCTGCGGGTGCTGGTCGCAGCCGGCTACGCACCGCGCTTTGCATCGGCGGACGGCGCGCAGCCGCTGTGCTGCGGACGTACGTACCTGGGCGCGGGGATGACCGACGCCGCGCGGAAGCAAGCGACGCGCACGATCGCCGCGCTGCTGCCGTTCGCGCGCCGCGGCGTACCCATCGTCGGTCTTGAACCCTCGTGCCTGCTCACGCTGCGCGACGAATTTCTCGCGCTCGTCCCCACCGACGACGCGCGCCTGGTCGCCGACCACGCGCTGCTGTTCGAAGAGTTCGTCGCGCGCGAACTGGACGCCGGCCGGTGGAACCCGCCGCTGCGTTCACTCGACGCGCGGGCCGTCGTCCACGGCCACTGCCACCAAAAGGCGTTCGGCGCGATGCCGGCCGTCCTGCGCGCGGTGCGCGCGATCCCCGGCCTCGCGGCCAGCGCGATCGAGTCGTCGTGCTGCGGGATGGCCGGGACGTTCGGCTACGAGCGCGAGCACGTCGGCATCTCGTTGCGGATGGCCGAGCGCGACCTGCTGCCGGCGGTGCGCGCCGCCGGCGAAGACACGTACGTCGTCGCCGACGGTTTCAGCTGCAAGCACCAGATCGAGCACGGCGCCGGGCGCGAACCGCTGCACGTGGCGCAGCTGTTCGCGCTCGCGCTCGACCGTGCGGAGACTACGGCAGGCCGAGCTCCGACTTGA
- a CDS encoding tautomerase family protein, with translation MPFVQIHTSRPVGAQTRDALGRALAAAYGEHMRTTQRIVNVGFVHYAPGELVRYDADDGGSREMTIVTCAVRGGRTPAMLEALGRAITDACARELGIDAARVAVYLDEHPAHTIYRDGGVAPAWSAAERDAAERS, from the coding sequence ATGCCGTTCGTCCAGATCCACACCAGCCGCCCGGTCGGCGCGCAGACGCGCGACGCACTCGGGCGCGCGCTGGCCGCGGCGTACGGCGAGCACATGCGGACGACGCAGCGCATCGTCAACGTCGGCTTCGTCCACTACGCGCCCGGCGAGCTGGTGCGTTACGACGCCGACGACGGCGGCTCGCGCGAGATGACGATCGTCACCTGCGCGGTGCGCGGCGGCCGCACGCCGGCGATGCTCGAAGCGCTCGGCCGCGCGATCACCGACGCCTGCGCCCGCGAGCTCGGCATCGACGCGGCGCGCGTCGCCGTCTATCTCGACGAACATCCGGCCCACACGATCTATCGCGACGGCGGCGTCGCTCCGGCCTGGTCGGCCGCCGAACGCGACGCCGCCGAGAGGAGCTGA
- a CDS encoding aminotransferase class V-fold PLP-dependent enzyme → MAHVSGIHFLQIPGPTNVPERVLRAIDRATIDHRGPGFAGLTLEIQELIRPVFGTTSPVVIFAASGTGAWEAALVNTLSPGDRVLMVETGQFAALWQKLATRLGLEVEVIPGDWRHGVDPDAVAERLTADRAHAIKAVAIVHNETSTGVTSRVGAVRAAIDRTGHPALFLVDTISSLASIDYRHDEWKVDVTVGGSQKGLMLPPGLSFNAVSAKALAASATAKLPRSYWAWDEMLAANQTGYFPYTPATNLLYGLREALHMLHEETLPAVFARHARHAEATRRAVRGWGLEILAVDPREYSNTLTAVVVPDGVDADAIRATILERFDMSLGTGLGKVKGKVFRIGHLGSFNDLMLAGTLCGVQMGLELTGVAHGDGVTPALTYLAAPAAEKQLAAV, encoded by the coding sequence ATGGCCCACGTCAGCGGCATCCACTTCTTGCAGATCCCCGGCCCGACGAACGTCCCCGAACGCGTGTTGCGCGCGATCGACCGGGCGACGATCGATCATCGCGGCCCCGGCTTCGCCGGCCTCACGCTCGAGATCCAAGAGCTGATCCGCCCGGTGTTCGGCACCACGAGCCCGGTCGTGATCTTTGCCGCCTCGGGTACCGGTGCGTGGGAAGCGGCGCTCGTCAACACGCTCTCGCCCGGCGATCGCGTGCTGATGGTCGAGACCGGTCAGTTCGCCGCGCTGTGGCAGAAGCTCGCGACACGACTCGGGCTCGAGGTCGAGGTGATCCCCGGCGATTGGCGTCACGGCGTCGATCCCGACGCGGTCGCGGAACGGCTGACCGCCGACCGTGCGCACGCGATCAAGGCCGTCGCGATCGTGCACAACGAGACGTCGACCGGCGTGACCAGCCGCGTCGGCGCGGTCCGCGCCGCGATCGATCGCACCGGTCATCCGGCGCTGTTCCTGGTCGACACCATCTCCTCACTGGCGTCGATCGACTACCGCCACGACGAGTGGAAGGTCGATGTCACCGTCGGCGGCTCGCAGAAGGGGCTGATGCTCCCGCCGGGACTCTCGTTCAACGCGGTGTCGGCGAAGGCGCTGGCCGCCAGCGCGACCGCGAAGCTGCCGCGCTCGTACTGGGCGTGGGACGAGATGCTGGCCGCCAACCAGACCGGCTATTTCCCGTACACGCCGGCGACCAACTTGCTCTACGGCTTGCGCGAAGCGCTGCACATGCTGCACGAGGAGACGCTGCCGGCGGTGTTCGCGCGTCACGCGCGGCACGCCGAGGCGACGCGCCGCGCGGTGCGCGGCTGGGGCCTGGAGATCCTGGCGGTCGATCCGCGCGAATACTCCAACACGCTGACGGCCGTCGTCGTGCCCGACGGCGTCGACGCCGACGCGATCCGCGCCACCATCCTCGAGCGTTTCGACATGTCGCTCGGCACCGGGCTCGGTAAGGTGAAGGGCAAGGTGTTCCGCATCGGGCACTTGGGCTCGTTCAACGATCTGATGCTGGCCGGCACGCTCTGCGGCGTGCAGATGGGGCTCGAGCTGACGGGCGTCGCGCACGGTGACGGCGTCACGCCGGCGCTGACCTACCTGGCGGCGCCGGCGGCAGAAAAGCAGCTCGCGGCGGTCTGA